Part of the Myxococcus fulvus genome, CACGGGCTCCACGCACAAATCCGAGCCCGCGAACTTCTCCGCCCAGTGCGCCAGCGGCTTCGAGGCGAACAGCTTCGTCAGCTCCGCCTTCACCCGCGCGCCCGCCTCACCCGGCGCGTACGCGTCCTCCATCAGGTCCGGCCGCTCCAGCCGCTCGCACACGCCCGAGAAGAACTTGGGCTCCAGCGCGCCCACCGCCAGCCACCGGTCATCCGCCGTGCGGTACAGGCCGTAGCACGCATACCCGCCGTTGAGCGCCTCGCGCCCGCGCTCCAGGGGCGCGCCCTGCTCGCCCATGAAGAGCCGCGCCGCCAGGTGCATGTGCAGGAACGCCGTGGAGCCGTCCGTCATCGACACGTCCACGAACCGGCCCAGCCCCGTGCGCTCGCGCTCGTACAGCGCGGCCAGGATGCCCACCAGCGCGAAGAGGCTGCCGCCGCCGATGTCGCCCATCTGCACGCCCGGGAACGCCGGCGCCCCACCCGCCTCGCCGCCGTAACCCAAGAGGCCCGCCCGGGCGATGTAGTTCAGGTCATGCCCCGCCTTCAGCCGGTCCGGCCCCGTCTGCCCGTACCCGGAGATGGAGCAGAAGATGAGCCGGGGGTTCTCCGCGCGCAGCACCGCCTCCCCCACGCCCAGCTTGTCCATGACACCCGGACGGAAGCTCTCCACCAGCACGTCATGCGTGCGCGCGAGCCGCTTGAGCGCCTCGCGTCCCTCGGGCGTCTTGAGGTTCAGCGTCAACGAGCGCTTGTTCCGGTTGAGCCCGTAGAACAACGCCCCCACGTCGTCTCGCGACGGCGGCATCGCCCGGACGTAGTCGCCGCCCTCCGGCTCCTCCACCTTCACCACCGTGGCGCCCAGGTCCGCCAGCACCAGCGTGGCGTAGGGACCGGGCAACAGGCGCGACAGGTCCAGCACGCGCAAACCCTTCAGCGGCAACGTCGACATGGGAGTCTCTCCAGGAGGTGCTCGGGGGCCCGAAACGACACGCGGCGCGCTCCCGGGGACGGGGGCGCGCCGCACGTGACTCACTCAAACGGCCATTACCCCAGGATCTTCGCCAGCTTCATCGCGAGACCCATGTCCATGGGCTTGAACTTCAGCTTGCCCTGCATGGCCGCCATCTGGGGGTTGAGCGTCTTGTTCTTGATCTTCACGAAGTCGTCGTTGCTCACGAGGATGGTCATCTTCGACGCACCTTCGTGGCCCGCGGAGACCCAGCCCGCATCCTTGGTCAGGTCCAGCGTCCACTTCCCGCCACCCTCACCGGAGACGTCGAAGTGGATGATGGCGTTGACCTCCTTCGCCAGCTCCGGCTTCGCCGTGAGCTTCTGCGGAATCTCGGTCTCGATGATTTCCTTCGCGGTCGTCATGGCTCGCTCCTTGGCCTGGTCGTTGATTGGAGAATCAAGACGGGGGGACCGTAATGTCGCCCCCCTGGCAGGTCAAGGCATCAGATGCGCCGTGTTCATCACGCGCTGGTCGTGTTCGCCGCCGAGGAAGGCAGTGAGCGGCGCACCATGTTGAGCAGATCATTGAGCTCGAACGGCTTGGCCAGGTGCCCCACCGCGCCGATGTCCTGGGCCTTGCTGCCCACGTTGCGGTCCGCGCTGAGGACGATGATGGGGATTTCCGCGTGCGTCGTGGGCCGCTGGCGCATGCGCTGGGCGAACTCCCACCCGTCCATCACCGGCATCATCAAATCCAGCAGGATGAGGTGGGGCGGCTCCGGCTCGAGGCGCTCCAGGGCCTCCTTGCCGTTGCGCGCGCGGCGGATGACGAAGCCCTCGGCTTCGAGGATTTCGGAGAGGGCTTCGAGGATGTCCGGATCATCGTCCACGACGAGGACGACGGGGGCACCATCAGGCTGTGTGTTAGGCGGAGTCAGGGCAGTCTCCCTCGGTGCGACGCTGGGGATTCTTCCACCATCCTCCCACCCGGCGGCGCAACAAAAACGCGCTCCCCGCACGCGACGGGGGTGCACGTTGCAAAACCGACAGTCACGCCCCACCCTTTCCGTGACCTGCTGGACGGGAGGTGGAAAACGTGAGGAGCCCAGGGGAGATGGGAGCTGGCAGCACGGCGGAAGCGCCTGGCCTCGTCCTCGTCCCCACGCAGGGGCCCCCACGCCTGCTGGGCGGCCTGCTGCTCGAGCATCTGGGCCTCCAGGAGCTGCCCGCGGACGTCAGCTCCCTGGACGCGCTCCTGGGCGCCGCGGGCTTCCAGCGCCGCGTCGGGGATGCCCGCCTCTGGGAGAAGGAGGACGACCACGTCCTGCTCGCGGGCGAGGAGCCCCTGGGCGACGGGGGGCGCCTGTTCTGGACCTTCCCCGTGGCCTGGGACGAGGCCGACAACCGCCGTCGGGTGCGCTACCTGGGCATGGCGTCCCACGACTTGCGAGGCTCGCTGGCCAACATCCGCTCCTACGCCGCGCTGCTGCTCAACGGCCGCTCGCCGCTGGAGCCCAAGGTGCAGCGCGGGCTGGAGACCATCCTGCGCAACGCGGACCGCTCGCTGTCGTTCTCCCAGGACTTCTTCGACTCCAGCCGCGCCGACCTGGGCTCGCTCGCCTGCGAGCCGGAGCGCCAGTCGCTGTTGCCCCTGCTGGACGCGGCGGTGGAGCGGCAGCGCCCGGCGGCCACCGCCGCCAACGTGGCGCTCGTGTTGGATCTGGACCCGAGCGAGTCCCAGCCCGAGGTGAGCGTGGACGGCGCCCGCATCCAGCACGCCCTGGAGGCCTTCATCCTCTACCAGCTCTCCCGCGCCCAGCCCGGGGAGGTCATCCACCTGCGCATCCATCCCGGCGCGCCCCGGGTGCGGGTGGAGGTGCGCCGCGAGGGAGTGCCCCTGTCGGACGAGGACGCCTCGGCGGTGTTCCGGCGCGAGGAGCGGGCCTTCCGGGAGAAGAAGCTGGAGGATCCGCTGCGCATCTACCTGGCCCGACAGGAGGTGGAGGCGCACGGAGGCAGCGTGGGGGTGGAGACGGATCCGTCCGGCAGCTCGCTCTTCATCACCCTGACGGCGGTGCCGGGCGCCACGCTCGCAGAGGCAGCGGCCCTCCAGGCATGACACGTCCGCTCTTGCTGGCGGTCCAAGGCGCCCCCCGGTATGCTCCGCCCGTTTTCACGAAGGAGCCGTGATGCTGGGGCTGAAGCCGATGGAACTTCTTCTCATCCTGTTTGTGCTGCTGCTCCTCTTCGGGGCCACGCGGCTGCCGCAGCTCGGCTCGTCCCTGGGCAGCGCGATTCGCAACTTCAAGCGCGGCTTCGGAGGCGAGGAGGACGCGGGTACGCCCGGCGCCGACAAGAAGGGCGGCAACCTGGCCAGCGGCGGCAATGTGGACAAGGACGTGAAGTCCTCGTCCCCCAGCAGCCACGCCTGAGCCCCGCTTCCTGAAGGGCCCTTGAAGCACGACGCCCGCTCCACCCCTTCTGAGGGGCCGAGCGGGCGTTGACGTTTCCACCTGCCAGCCGGGCCCCCGGTCGACCGCACCGGGGGCGAGCGGCCTCGCGGGCTACTCGACGACGGCCACGTTGTCGTACATGGCGTCGATCTGCGCCTTGTACTTCTGGCTGCACACCTTGCGCTTCACCTTGAGGGTGGGCGTCAGCTCGCCGGACTCCTGGGTGAAGTCGGCGGACATGATGGTGAAGCGCTTGATGGTGGCGTACGGCGGCGAGTCCGCGTTCACCTTGTCCAGCACCGCCTTCACGGCCGCGTGGACCTCCGGTCGCTTCGCGTTCTCCGCGTAGCTGCCCACCGGGGCGCCCTTCTCCTCCAGCAGCTTCTTCGCCGTGTCCTCGCCCACGGTGATGAGCGCCACCAGGTACGGGCGCTTGTCGCCGTACACCATGGCCTGGCTGAGGATGGGGAAGGTCTTGAGCGTGTTCTCGATGTTCTGCGGCGCCACGTTCTTGCCGCCCGCCGTGACGATGATGTCCTTCTTGCGGTCGGTGATGCGCAGGTAGCCGTCCGAGTCCAGCTCACCGATGTCACCGGTGTGGAACCAGCCGTCCGCCTCCAGGACCTCGGCCGTGGCCGTGTCGTTCTTGTAGTAGCCCTTCATGATGCAGGGGCCACGGGCGAGCACCTCGCCGTCGGAGGCGATCTTCACCTCGGTGCCCGGCATGGCGGGGCCCACGGTGCCGATCTTGATCTTGTTCGGGCGGTTCGCGTTGGTGGGCGCGGCCGTCTCCGTCAGGCCGTAGCCCTCCACCACCTTGAAGCCCAGCAGGTCGAAGAAGTAGCCGATCTTCCGCGACAGCGGCGCGCCGCCGGAGACGAACAGGCGCATGTTGCCGCCCAGCTTCTCGTCCAGCGTGGCGCGCACCTTGGTGAACACCAGCTTCTTGGCCAGGGTGAAGGCCAGGCCGTCGTACTCGCGGCCCTGCTGCTTCGCATCGACGTACTCGTCGAACAGCTTGAAGGCCCAGCGCGCCATCCGGCCCTTGAGGCCCGGGGCCGACGTGCCGTTGGACACCACCGTGTTGTAGACCTTCTCGAACACGCGCGGCACCGACGGCAGCACCGTGGGACGCGTCTCCACGATGTTCGCCATCAGCTTGTCCACCGACTCCGCGATGATGAGCCGGAAGCCCATGGACAGCCACGCCGCCTTCACCACCTGCGCGAACACGTGCGCCAGCGGCAGGAACAGCATGACCGCGTCGCTGGGCTCCATCATCCCGATGGCCTGCACCGCGTGCGCCTGGTACGTCCAGTTGCCGTGCGTGAGGATGGCGCCCTTCGGGTCACCCGTGGTGCCCGAGGTGTAGATGAGACAGTTGGTGTCCTCGGACTTCACCGAGGCCACCCGCTCCTCGAAGGACGCCGGGTTGGCCTGGTGCGCCTCGCGGCCCTGGGCCATCACGTCCGCCAGGGAGACTTCCTGGCCGCCCGCCACGGCGCCCTCGAAGACGATGACCTTCTGGACGGTGGGGCACTCGGCCAGCTTCTGCCGCACGCGCGTCAGGCGGCCCGCCTGCTTGGCATCCTTCTCGTCATTGTCCACGAAGACGAAGGACGTCTCCGAGTGCTTGATGACGTAGCGGAACTCGTCCGGGAGGTTGGACGAATAGATGGGGACGGTGATGGCCTGCGCCGCGGTGATCGCCAGGTCCGCGACGATCCACATAAGGCTGGTGTTGGCGAACAGCGCCACCCTGTCTCCAGGCTTCACGCCCTGCGCCACCAGGCCCGCGGACAACGCCTTCACGTCGTCCAGCACCTGCCCGAAACTCACGTCCTGCCAGCGGCCGTCCTTCTTGTGCGTCACACCCGCCTTGGAGGCGTTCTGCGCGCGCTGGATCAGCAACTGGACCAGGTTTCCCTCCTGCGCTCCGGCCGCCGAAGCCGAAGGTCCTACCT contains:
- a CDS encoding CaiB/BaiF CoA transferase family protein yields the protein MSTLPLKGLRVLDLSRLLPGPYATLVLADLGATVVKVEEPEGGDYVRAMPPSRDDVGALFYGLNRNKRSLTLNLKTPEGREALKRLARTHDVLVESFRPGVMDKLGVGEAVLRAENPRLIFCSISGYGQTGPDRLKAGHDLNYIARAGLLGYGGEAGGAPAFPGVQMGDIGGGSLFALVGILAALYERERTGLGRFVDVSMTDGSTAFLHMHLAARLFMGEQGAPLERGREALNGGYACYGLYRTADDRWLAVGALEPKFFSGVCERLERPDLMEDAYAPGEAGARVKAELTKLFASKPLAHWAEKFAGSDLCVEPVAEGDDVLKDAQLRARGLFVEAEDSRLGKVTHLLTPLRMGPTPLREPPALGQHSREVLAEAGFTEEEMARLGV
- a CDS encoding SCP2 sterol-binding domain-containing protein; this translates as MTTAKEIIETEIPQKLTAKPELAKEVNAIIHFDVSGEGGGKWTLDLTKDAGWVSAGHEGASKMTILVSNDDFVKIKNKTLNPQMAAMQGKLKFKPMDMGLAMKLAKILG
- a CDS encoding response regulator is translated as MDDDPDILEALSEILEAEGFVIRRARNGKEALERLEPEPPHLILLDLMMPVMDGWEFAQRMRQRPTTHAEIPIIVLSADRNVGSKAQDIGAVGHLAKPFELNDLLNMVRRSLPSSAANTTSA
- a CDS encoding sensor histidine kinase, encoding MGAGSTAEAPGLVLVPTQGPPRLLGGLLLEHLGLQELPADVSSLDALLGAAGFQRRVGDARLWEKEDDHVLLAGEEPLGDGGRLFWTFPVAWDEADNRRRVRYLGMASHDLRGSLANIRSYAALLLNGRSPLEPKVQRGLETILRNADRSLSFSQDFFDSSRADLGSLACEPERQSLLPLLDAAVERQRPAATAANVALVLDLDPSESQPEVSVDGARIQHALEAFILYQLSRAQPGEVIHLRIHPGAPRVRVEVRREGVPLSDEDASAVFRREERAFREKKLEDPLRIYLARQEVEAHGGSVGVETDPSGSSLFITLTAVPGATLAEAAALQA
- the tatA gene encoding twin-arginine translocase TatA/TatE family subunit, whose translation is MELLLILFVLLLLFGATRLPQLGSSLGSAIRNFKRGFGGEEDAGTPGADKKGGNLASGGNVDKDVKSSSPSSHA
- a CDS encoding AMP-dependent synthetase/ligase — encoded protein: MRAENQVGPSASAAGAQEGNLVQLLIQRAQNASKAGVTHKKDGRWQDVSFGQVLDDVKALSAGLVAQGVKPGDRVALFANTSLMWIVADLAITAAQAITVPIYSSNLPDEFRYVIKHSETSFVFVDNDEKDAKQAGRLTRVRQKLAECPTVQKVIVFEGAVAGGQEVSLADVMAQGREAHQANPASFEERVASVKSEDTNCLIYTSGTTGDPKGAILTHGNWTYQAHAVQAIGMMEPSDAVMLFLPLAHVFAQVVKAAWLSMGFRLIIAESVDKLMANIVETRPTVLPSVPRVFEKVYNTVVSNGTSAPGLKGRMARWAFKLFDEYVDAKQQGREYDGLAFTLAKKLVFTKVRATLDEKLGGNMRLFVSGGAPLSRKIGYFFDLLGFKVVEGYGLTETAAPTNANRPNKIKIGTVGPAMPGTEVKIASDGEVLARGPCIMKGYYKNDTATAEVLEADGWFHTGDIGELDSDGYLRITDRKKDIIVTAGGKNVAPQNIENTLKTFPILSQAMVYGDKRPYLVALITVGEDTAKKLLEEKGAPVGSYAENAKRPEVHAAVKAVLDKVNADSPPYATIKRFTIMSADFTQESGELTPTLKVKRKVCSQKYKAQIDAMYDNVAVVE